From a region of the Halobacteriovorax sp. HLS genome:
- a CDS encoding LysE/ArgO family amino acid transporter, with translation MSSIFLEGFFLQAGLILALGAQNIFVLESGIKNQNQYLVAFVCSVCDFLLIAIGVLGAATIFVKFPYIKIVFGALGVCFLFIYALQKLRQSFSENEFEEFEIHSSLDPKKSILLALGFSLLNPHVYLDTIVLIGGFSSKFSELNNRLIFGLGAGIFSSLWFFGLASFSRLLKRALRTKKSMRKLNFGASLLLLYLGLTLALDVYEWCNELFIGR, from the coding sequence ATGAGTAGTATTTTTCTAGAAGGATTTTTTTTACAAGCGGGCTTGATACTTGCTCTAGGAGCACAAAATATTTTTGTACTTGAATCTGGTATTAAGAATCAAAATCAATATCTTGTAGCTTTTGTCTGTTCTGTTTGCGATTTTCTTCTTATCGCAATTGGAGTTCTTGGTGCGGCCACAATCTTTGTAAAGTTCCCTTATATCAAGATTGTCTTTGGTGCTCTAGGAGTTTGCTTCTTATTTATCTATGCTCTGCAGAAGCTGCGTCAAAGCTTTAGTGAGAATGAGTTTGAAGAATTTGAAATACACTCTTCTTTAGATCCTAAAAAGAGTATATTACTTGCATTAGGTTTCAGCTTATTAAATCCCCATGTTTATCTCGATACAATAGTCCTAATTGGAGGCTTTTCTTCAAAGTTTAGTGAATTAAATAATAGATTGATTTTCGGTCTTGGTGCAGGGATTTTTTCTTCACTTTGGTTCTTTGGTCTGGCGTCTTTTTCACGACTTCTCAAGCGTGCGCTGCGCACAAAAAAATCTATGAGAAAGCTTAATTTTGGTGCATCTTTGTTACTTCTTTACCTAGGTCTTACTCTTGCGTTGGACGTTTACGAATGGTGTAATGAACTGTTCATAGGCCGATAA
- a CDS encoding cytochrome-c peroxidase: protein MIKKLLIVALLNISINSYASDTDQILSDYIKIFQFKPLKAPSNFNQEVYDLGKELFFEKLVSGNKNISCSTCHHPDLFSGDALPLSVGEGGVGLGQARRSSRSSRTIARNSPALYNLGHDSMNILFWDGRVSYRSDWDEFTTPAEVLNGEYPEREDITKVLGSALAAQALFPPLSHDEMRGKKGTNDIANAPDNQSSWKIIMQRLLSKQKYKDLFSKAFKGTSKFNIGHFGNALAHFQKHEFSAHETPWDNYLNGDLDAMSESQKRGALLFMTEAQCTKCHLGDLLGGDRFESIASPQIGPGKDIRKNDEGRFLITKNEKDLYQFRVPPLRNVALTGPYFHSGAYDTLEKVVDHYIEGARSIDNYDSRWLSNLTNVYSEQLFVETDRYMNFKKKNAAHPLVRSGVITLSTQERRDLLNFLKYSLTDKKLQRFIK, encoded by the coding sequence ATGATTAAAAAATTACTAATTGTAGCTTTATTAAATATTTCAATAAATTCTTACGCAAGCGATACTGATCAAATTCTTTCTGACTATATTAAAATTTTTCAATTTAAGCCGTTAAAAGCACCAAGTAACTTTAATCAAGAAGTATACGACCTTGGAAAAGAGTTATTCTTTGAAAAGCTAGTTTCAGGAAATAAGAATATAAGTTGTTCTACTTGTCATCATCCAGATTTATTCTCTGGTGATGCCTTACCGTTATCTGTGGGAGAAGGGGGAGTTGGTTTAGGTCAAGCTCGTAGGTCATCTAGATCAAGTCGAACTATCGCTAGAAATTCCCCTGCGCTTTATAACCTTGGTCATGACTCTATGAATATTCTATTTTGGGATGGTAGAGTGAGTTATAGATCAGATTGGGATGAATTTACAACGCCAGCTGAAGTTCTCAATGGTGAGTATCCAGAGCGTGAAGATATAACAAAAGTTCTTGGTAGTGCTCTGGCCGCTCAAGCTTTGTTTCCTCCTCTATCTCATGATGAAATGAGAGGGAAAAAAGGAACTAACGATATAGCAAATGCGCCAGATAATCAAAGCAGTTGGAAAATTATTATGCAAAGGCTTCTCTCGAAGCAGAAGTATAAAGACTTGTTTAGCAAAGCATTCAAAGGGACCAGTAAGTTTAACATTGGTCACTTTGGAAATGCGCTAGCACATTTTCAAAAGCATGAGTTCTCTGCTCATGAAACACCTTGGGATAATTACTTAAATGGTGACTTAGATGCAATGAGTGAGTCTCAAAAAAGAGGTGCTCTTCTATTTATGACTGAGGCCCAGTGTACAAAGTGTCACTTAGGGGACTTGCTAGGAGGAGATCGTTTTGAGTCAATTGCATCACCACAAATTGGCCCAGGCAAAGATATTAGAAAAAATGATGAAGGAAGATTTCTAATTACAAAGAATGAAAAAGATTTATATCAATTTAGAGTTCCGCCACTAAGAAATGTTGCTCTTACTGGTCCATACTTTCATTCTGGTGCCTATGATACTTTAGAAAAGGTCGTGGACCACTATATTGAAGGTGCTAGGTCAATTGATAATTATGATAGTCGTTGGCTTTCGAATCTTACAAATGTATATAGTGAACAACTCTTTGTTGAGACAGATCGTTATATGAACTTTAAAAAGAAAAATGCAGCTCATCCTCTAGTTCGTAGTGGAGTAATTACTTTATCTACTCAGGAAAGAAGAGATTTATTGAATTTTCTTAAATACTCATTAACAGATAAGAAATTACAGCGCTTCATTAAGTGA